In Synechocystis sp. PCC 6714, the following are encoded in one genomic region:
- a CDS encoding diflavin flavoprotein encodes MVTTPLATQKRLSTQTEAIAKDITAIRSLDWDRDRFDIEFGLQNGTTYNSYLIQGDKVALVDSSHEKFRQLYLDLLQGLIAPQRIDYLIVSHTEPDHSGLVKDILQLNPQITVVATKVALQFLDNFVHQPFERIQVKSGDRLDLGQGHNLEFVSAPNLHWPDTMLTYDPATEILFTCDVFGMHYCSDVLFDEDLGKIEPDYQFYYDCLMGPNARSVLAAMKRMDNLGTISIIANGHGPLLRYNVGELLHRYRHWSESQSKAEKTVVVFYVADYGYGDRLSQAIAKGITKTGVGVDMVDLSTADPQEVQELVSHASGVVLGMPPLQASADLSNNFGAVLAAMQPKQVFGLYESYGGDDEPIDPLRTKFLDLGLREAFTVIKVKDTPSEGIYQLCEESGTDLGQNLAQAAKIKQLKSLDSDLEKAIGRISGGLYIITAQKGEVKGAMLASWVSQASFSPPGFTVAVAKDRAIESLMQVGDHFVLNILEEGNYQVLMKHFLKRFPPGADRFAGVKTQTAGNGSPILTDALAYLECEVSSRMECSDHWIVYSQVSNGRVAKAEGLTAVHHRKVGNYY; translated from the coding sequence ATGGTCACTACCCCCCTCGCCACCCAAAAACGACTTTCCACCCAAACCGAGGCGATCGCCAAAGATATTACTGCCATTCGTTCCTTGGACTGGGACCGGGACCGGTTTGACATTGAATTCGGCCTGCAAAACGGCACCACCTACAATTCCTACTTGATCCAGGGGGATAAGGTGGCCCTGGTGGATAGCTCCCACGAAAAGTTCCGCCAATTGTACCTAGATCTATTACAGGGATTGATCGCTCCCCAGCGCATTGATTACCTGATTGTCAGCCACACGGAGCCGGATCACAGTGGGTTGGTGAAAGATATTTTGCAACTCAATCCCCAAATTACAGTGGTAGCCACCAAAGTTGCGCTGCAATTTCTCGACAATTTTGTTCATCAACCCTTTGAGCGTATTCAAGTTAAAAGTGGCGATCGCCTGGATTTGGGCCAAGGACATAACTTGGAATTTGTCAGTGCCCCTAACCTCCACTGGCCGGACACCATGCTCACCTACGATCCCGCCACGGAGATTCTGTTTACCTGTGATGTATTCGGTATGCACTACTGCTCCGATGTCTTGTTTGATGAAGATTTGGGCAAAATTGAGCCGGATTATCAGTTTTATTACGATTGTTTGATGGGCCCCAATGCCCGCTCTGTCCTCGCCGCGATGAAACGGATGGATAATCTGGGTACCATTAGCATCATTGCCAATGGCCACGGTCCGTTACTGCGGTATAACGTCGGCGAACTATTGCACCGCTACCGCCATTGGAGCGAGTCCCAAAGTAAAGCAGAAAAAACCGTGGTGGTTTTCTATGTGGCGGATTACGGTTATGGCGATCGCCTTTCCCAGGCCATTGCCAAGGGCATTACCAAAACCGGCGTGGGAGTGGATATGGTGGATTTAAGCACCGCCGATCCCCAGGAAGTACAGGAATTGGTGAGCCATGCCAGTGGGGTGGTCTTGGGAATGCCGCCATTACAGGCCAGCGCTGACCTGAGCAATAATTTCGGTGCGGTGTTGGCGGCCATGCAACCTAAACAGGTCTTTGGTTTATACGAATCCTACGGTGGTGATGACGAACCCATTGATCCCCTCCGCACCAAATTTCTAGACCTGGGTTTGCGGGAAGCCTTCACTGTCATCAAAGTTAAGGACACCCCCAGCGAAGGCATTTATCAGCTGTGCGAAGAATCCGGTACCGATTTGGGTCAAAACCTGGCCCAGGCGGCCAAAATCAAACAACTTAAGTCCCTCGATAGCGACCTGGAAAAGGCGATCGGTCGCATCAGTGGGGGGCTGTATATCATCACCGCCCAAAAGGGAGAGGTTAAAGGGGCAATGCTTGCCTCCTGGGTTTCCCAAGCCAGTTTTAGTCCCCCTGGTTTCACCGTTGCTGTGGCTAAAGACCGGGCCATTGAGTCCCTCATGCAAGTCGGCGATCATTTTGTGTTGAATATTTTGGAGGAAGGCAATTACCAAGTTTTGATGAAACATTTCCTCAAACGTTTTCCCCCGGGAGCCGATCGTTTTGCCGGGGTAAAAACCCAAACCGCTGGCAATGGCTCTCCCATTTTGACCGACGCTTTGGCCTATTTGGAGTGCGAAGTTAGCAGCCGTATGGAATGCAGTGACCACTGGATTGTTTACAGTCAAGTCAGCAATGGTCGAGTGGCCAAAGCAGAAGGTTTAACCGCTGTCCATCACCGTAAAGTGGGCAACTATTACTAA
- the psbZ gene encoding photosystem II reaction center protein PsbZ, producing MSIVFQIALAALVLFSFVMVVGVPVAYASPQNWDRSKPLLYLGSGIWAILVIVVALLNFLVV from the coding sequence ATGTCCATTGTTTTTCAGATTGCGTTGGCGGCCCTGGTGCTTTTTTCCTTCGTGATGGTAGTGGGGGTGCCGGTGGCCTATGCTTCTCCCCAAAACTGGGATCGTTCTAAGCCTTTGTTATATCTAGGTTCTGGCATTTGGGCCATTTTGGTCATCGTAGTGGCCCTGTTGAACTTCCTCGTCGTCTAG
- a CDS encoding DUF2779 domain-containing protein, whose protein sequence is MSFPISKTYFLAGLHCPKRLWLSICRPEDASPMSLAAEQRIKQGRAIGVAARESFKNGILVDGTLKHCLEKSWELTMVGAGGGVECLFEPAFLYDDILVRCDVLRRLPSGNWEIIEVKSATKLKDEHIADLTLQHYVLEGLGLTVEKTSLMVVNPMARNWSVVRDRFCYQDVTAAVVRWRQQLPQKLDEFRNLLTESTAPQVPIGSHCDRPYRCPFKDTCWRNVPPISILDIPLLKQDKLQQLMESNIWNLEDIPADFSLTQKQRAFIDRMIEGKPRVDHDLLQRLLAQIQPHQPLYFFDVETHSGAIPRFAGLHPYERCTFQYSCHRLNPDGSLEHFEYLHMEDSDPRLPLLISLLHHIGDRGSVVVYSQSFEKGVLQQLAAAYPSYGNKINQIIDRLWDLQVVFKKAYFHPGFQGSYSLKKVLPVMVPHLSYSNLTIKSGDEAPLVWEALLECTVPDEQKQMAQQLREYCCLDTLGMVEIYRVLERELRGD, encoded by the coding sequence ATGTCTTTTCCCATCAGCAAGACCTACTTTTTGGCAGGGTTGCACTGTCCAAAGCGTTTGTGGTTATCCATTTGTCGCCCAGAAGACGCTTCCCCTATGTCCTTGGCCGCAGAGCAAAGAATTAAACAGGGCCGGGCCATTGGGGTGGCAGCCAGGGAATCCTTCAAGAATGGCATCCTAGTGGACGGAACCCTCAAACATTGCCTGGAAAAGAGTTGGGAATTGACAATGGTGGGGGCAGGGGGAGGAGTGGAATGTTTATTTGAGCCGGCGTTTTTATATGATGATATATTAGTACGCTGTGATGTGTTGCGCCGCTTGCCTTCGGGAAATTGGGAAATTATTGAAGTAAAATCGGCCACCAAGTTGAAAGACGAACACATTGCTGATTTGACGCTACAACATTACGTACTGGAAGGTCTGGGATTAACCGTCGAAAAAACCAGCCTCATGGTGGTCAATCCCATGGCGAGAAATTGGAGTGTGGTACGGGACCGATTTTGTTACCAGGATGTAACTGCGGCGGTGGTGCGCTGGCGCCAACAATTGCCCCAAAAACTAGACGAGTTTCGCAATTTATTAACAGAATCCACTGCCCCCCAGGTGCCCATTGGCAGCCATTGCGACCGCCCCTACCGTTGTCCCTTTAAAGATACTTGCTGGCGGAATGTGCCACCGATTTCGATTTTAGATATTCCCCTGCTGAAGCAGGATAAATTGCAACAACTCATGGAGTCGAATATCTGGAATTTGGAGGATATTCCGGCGGACTTTTCTCTCACCCAAAAGCAGAGGGCTTTTATTGACAGGATGATTGAGGGAAAACCCCGGGTAGACCATGATCTACTCCAACGATTGTTGGCCCAGATCCAACCCCATCAACCGCTGTACTTTTTTGACGTGGAAACCCACAGCGGTGCCATTCCCCGTTTCGCCGGTCTTCATCCCTACGAACGTTGTACTTTTCAGTACAGTTGTCATCGCCTTAATCCCGATGGTTCCCTGGAGCATTTTGAGTATTTACACATGGAGGATTCCGATCCCCGGCTGCCCCTACTTATTTCCCTGCTTCATCACATTGGCGATCGGGGGTCAGTGGTGGTTTATAGTCAGTCCTTTGAAAAGGGAGTATTGCAACAGTTGGCGGCGGCCTATCCCAGCTATGGAAACAAGATTAATCAGATTATCGATCGCCTGTGGGACTTACAGGTGGTGTTTAAAAAAGCATATTTCCATCCTGGCTTTCAGGGTTCCTATTCCCTCAAAAAAGTTTTGCCGGTGATGGTGCCCCACCTCTCGTACAGCAATCTTACCATCAAGTCCGGTGACGAAGCGCCCCTGGTGTGGGAAGCACTGTTGGAGTGTACCGTCCCGGATGAGCAAAAACAGATGGCCCAACAACTGCGGGAGTACTGTTGTCTGGATACCCTGGGCATGGTCGAAATTTATCGGGTTTTAGAACGGGAGTTAAGGGGGGACTAG
- the map gene encoding type I methionyl aminopeptidase translates to MNLLSQLFTPPSPVSSPTPGAKKRSRRGVQIKTPAEIAIMRQAGAIAAQVLKEIEATVQPGMTTADLDRLAEERIRSLGAIPSFKGYHGFPGSICACVNSEVVHGIPRRRKKIRAGDLLKVDTGAYFQGYHGDSCITIAVGKIPAQAQRLMEVAEGALYAGIEQVKPGNYLMDIAGAIEDYVKPTGYTIVQEFTGHGVGQELHEEPHVFNVRCRDLPNVKLKPGMTLAIEPIINAGSRFTRTLGDGWTVVTVDNALSAQFEHTVLVTATGYELLTDRRLV, encoded by the coding sequence ATGAATTTACTCAGTCAACTGTTTACCCCCCCTTCCCCTGTGTCCTCCCCTACCCCTGGGGCAAAGAAGCGTTCCCGTCGGGGAGTCCAAATTAAAACTCCAGCAGAAATTGCCATAATGCGCCAAGCTGGGGCGATCGCCGCCCAGGTGTTGAAGGAGATTGAGGCAACGGTGCAACCGGGCATGACCACCGCCGATTTAGATCGATTAGCCGAGGAACGAATTCGCTCCCTGGGGGCAATCCCTAGCTTTAAGGGCTACCACGGCTTTCCTGGTTCCATTTGTGCCTGTGTCAATAGTGAAGTGGTCCACGGTATCCCCCGCCGCCGTAAAAAAATCCGGGCCGGAGATCTACTGAAGGTGGACACCGGAGCCTATTTCCAGGGTTACCATGGCGATTCCTGCATCACCATTGCAGTGGGAAAAATTCCTGCACAGGCCCAGCGGCTCATGGAAGTAGCAGAAGGAGCTTTGTACGCAGGCATTGAACAGGTCAAACCCGGTAACTATCTCATGGACATTGCTGGGGCGATTGAAGATTACGTTAAGCCCACCGGTTACACCATTGTGCAGGAGTTTACCGGCCATGGGGTGGGCCAGGAACTCCACGAAGAACCCCATGTGTTTAATGTCCGTTGCCGGGATTTGCCCAACGTCAAACTCAAACCGGGCATGACCCTGGCGATCGAGCCGATTATCAATGCTGGTTCCCGTTTTACCCGCACCCTGGGGGACGGATGGACCGTGGTCACGGTGGACAATGCCCTTTCTGCCCAATTTGAACATACGGTGCTGGTAACGGCCACGGGCTATGAGTTGCTGACCGATCGCCGTTTGGTCTAA
- a CDS encoding PHP domain-containing protein, with protein sequence MEKRWDVFISSTNPLSGWHLFMVNDLISPQSQQMERQLTTVWQSLTPASCPQFYNFHLHTQCSDGQMTPESLIEQAVHQELLGLAITDHHSVAGYYRAQRWLTEHFHYPGPRPQLWTGIEITANLEGSEVHILGYDFDPTQSVLDPYLTGDRPDGYYGQAPKVIKALHDAGGLAVLAHPARYRQPASQLIPAAARHGIDGVEAFYAYGNPKPWQSSVPQMEEVCYLGDLYNLFRTCGTDSHGESIMYRL encoded by the coding sequence GTGGAAAAAAGGTGGGATGTATTTATATCCAGCACCAACCCGTTGTCAGGATGGCATTTATTCATGGTTAACGACCTTATTTCTCCGCAGTCTCAACAGATGGAGCGCCAACTTACAACCGTGTGGCAGTCCTTGACCCCCGCCAGTTGCCCCCAGTTTTATAATTTTCACCTCCACACCCAATGTTCCGACGGCCAGATGACCCCAGAGAGTTTGATCGAACAGGCTGTACACCAAGAGTTATTAGGTTTAGCCATTACTGACCACCATTCTGTGGCAGGCTACTACCGGGCCCAGCGTTGGCTTACGGAGCATTTTCATTACCCCGGCCCCCGACCTCAACTTTGGACTGGCATTGAGATCACCGCTAATTTGGAAGGAAGCGAAGTCCATATCCTCGGCTATGATTTTGATCCGACTCAGTCGGTGTTGGACCCCTACTTAACTGGCGATCGCCCGGATGGTTATTATGGCCAAGCGCCCAAAGTTATTAAGGCCCTCCATGATGCCGGAGGTTTAGCTGTATTGGCCCACCCGGCTCGGTATCGTCAGCCCGCCAGTCAGTTAATTCCAGCGGCGGCCCGCCATGGCATTGATGGGGTGGAAGCGTTTTATGCCTACGGCAACCCCAAGCCTTGGCAAAGTTCAGTGCCCCAAATGGAGGAGGTTTGCTACCTGGGGGACTTATACAATCTGTTCCGCACCTGTGGCACCGATAGTCATGGCGAAAGCATTATGTATCGCCTGTGA
- a CDS encoding ferredoxin-thioredoxin reductase catalytic domain-containing protein, with protein MTSSDTQNNKTLAAMKNFAEQYAKRTDTYFCSDLSVTAVVIEGLARHKEELGSPLCPCRHYEDKEAEVKNTFWNCPCVPMRERKECHCMLFLTPDNDFAGEAQDISMEILEEVKASMA; from the coding sequence ATGACCAGCAGTGATACCCAAAACAACAAAACACTGGCCGCAATGAAGAATTTTGCGGAACAGTACGCCAAACGTACAGATACCTATTTCTGTAGTGATCTTTCCGTCACCGCCGTTGTTATCGAGGGTTTAGCTCGCCACAAAGAAGAATTGGGTTCCCCCCTGTGTCCCTGCCGCCACTATGAAGACAAGGAAGCGGAAGTGAAAAATACCTTTTGGAATTGCCCCTGTGTGCCCATGCGGGAACGCAAAGAATGTCACTGTATGTTGTTTTTAACCCCAGATAACGACTTTGCCGGGGAAGCCCAGGATATTTCCATGGAAATATTGGAGGAAGTCAAAGCCAGCATGGCTTAG
- a CDS encoding 30S ribosomal protein S1 gives MVSQTSTATIGFTLEDFAALLDKYDYHFSPGDIVAGTVFSMESRGALIDIGAKTAAYIPIQEMSINRVDDPEEVLQPNETREFFILTDENEDGQLTLSIRRIEYMRAWERVRQLQAEDATVRSNVFATNRGGALVRIEGLRGFIPGSHISAREAKEDLVGEDLPLKFLEVDEERNRLVLSHRRALVERKMNGLEVAQVVVGSVRGIKPYGAFIDIGGVSGLLHISEISHDHIDTPHSVFNVNDEIKVMIIDLDAERGRISLSTKQLEPEPGAMLKDRDLVNEKAEEMAEIFRQKRLAEAQGIPYEPPTSMEDADEEDESLAVSAVDE, from the coding sequence ATGGTCAGTCAAACTTCTACAGCAACTATTGGATTCACTCTCGAGGACTTTGCCGCCCTTCTTGACAAGTACGATTATCATTTCAGTCCTGGGGACATTGTTGCCGGGACCGTGTTTAGCATGGAGTCCCGGGGGGCTCTGATTGACATTGGAGCGAAAACCGCCGCCTATATTCCCATCCAGGAAATGTCGATCAACCGTGTGGACGACCCTGAAGAGGTACTCCAGCCCAACGAAACCCGGGAATTTTTTATCCTGACCGACGAAAACGAAGACGGTCAGCTCACCCTCTCCATCCGCCGGATTGAGTATATGCGGGCTTGGGAAAGGGTTAGACAACTCCAAGCAGAAGACGCCACGGTGCGCTCCAATGTTTTTGCCACGAATCGTGGTGGTGCTTTAGTCAGAATTGAAGGACTGCGGGGCTTTATTCCCGGCTCCCACATCAGCGCCCGGGAAGCGAAAGAGGATCTAGTAGGGGAAGACCTACCCCTGAAGTTTTTAGAAGTGGACGAAGAGCGTAATCGTCTGGTACTCAGCCATCGTCGGGCCCTAGTAGAGCGGAAGATGAACGGTTTGGAAGTGGCCCAGGTAGTGGTGGGTTCCGTCCGGGGCATCAAACCCTACGGTGCTTTCATTGATATCGGTGGTGTCAGCGGTTTGTTGCACATTTCTGAGATTTCCCACGACCACATTGACACTCCCCACAGTGTCTTTAATGTCAATGACGAGATCAAGGTGATGATCATTGACCTTGATGCAGAGCGGGGTCGGATTTCCCTGTCTACCAAACAATTGGAGCCGGAACCCGGTGCGATGCTCAAAGATCGTGATTTGGTCAATGAGAAAGCTGAGGAAATGGCTGAAATCTTCCGGCAAAAACGTTTGGCGGAAGCCCAGGGCATTCCCTACGAGCCGCCCACTTCCATGGAAGATGCTGATGAAGAAGATGAGTCCTTGGCTGTTAGCGCTGTGGATGAATAA
- the ribH gene encoding 6,7-dimethyl-8-ribityllumazine synthase, which yields MTVYEGSFTPPARPFRFALVIARFNDLVTEKLLSGCQDCLKRHGIDVDPTGTQVDYIWVPGSFEIPLVTRKLAVSGQYDAIICLGAVIRGQTPHFDFVAGEAAKGIAAIASQTGVPVIFGILTTDTMQQALERAGIKSNHGWGYAMNALEMASLMRAMAPLTGVKS from the coding sequence ATGACAGTTTATGAAGGGTCGTTTACTCCTCCGGCCCGGCCCTTTCGTTTTGCCCTTGTAATTGCCCGTTTTAATGATTTGGTAACGGAAAAATTACTTTCCGGTTGCCAGGACTGCCTCAAACGTCACGGCATTGATGTGGACCCCACTGGAACCCAGGTGGATTATATTTGGGTACCGGGTAGTTTTGAAATACCTTTGGTGACCCGTAAGTTAGCAGTGTCGGGGCAGTACGATGCGATTATTTGTCTAGGGGCAGTGATTCGGGGGCAGACTCCCCATTTTGATTTTGTGGCCGGAGAAGCGGCCAAGGGCATTGCGGCGATCGCCAGCCAGACGGGGGTGCCGGTAATTTTTGGCATTTTAACCACCGATACCATGCAACAAGCCCTGGAACGGGCGGGCATTAAGAGTAACCACGGTTGGGGCTATGCCATGAATGCATTGGAGATGGCTAGTTTGATGCGGGCCATGGCTCCCCTGACTGGAGTCAAATCGTAA
- a CDS encoding alpha/beta fold hydrolase yields MIEPFGFTRNSLVTSLGTIVYYEPTEAPWIEVTDSPGDRQTLVFLHGFGGGSSAYEWSKVYPAFASEYRVLAPDLLGWGRSDHPVKNYTPQDYIQVIQEFLQQTCDRPVMVIASSLVAAIAVRTAVQYPQLFAGLILATPTGLSDFGEDYRSNFFAQLVSVPVLDRFIYTTGIANTAGIMNFLEQRQFAQARRIYPEIIDAYLESATQPRAEYAALSFVRGDLCFDLAQFMPDLTIATAILWGEYAQFTPPAIGRRLAALNPDVVKAFVEVKDVGLTPHLELPGVTIGVIRRFLALLQ; encoded by the coding sequence ATGATTGAACCCTTTGGCTTTACCCGCAACTCCCTGGTTACGTCCCTGGGCACCATTGTTTACTACGAACCGACGGAAGCTCCCTGGATAGAGGTGACAGATTCCCCCGGCGATCGCCAAACGTTAGTATTTCTCCATGGCTTTGGTGGTGGTTCCTCCGCCTACGAATGGTCGAAGGTGTATCCGGCCTTTGCCAGTGAGTATCGAGTTTTGGCGCCGGATTTGTTGGGCTGGGGCCGCTCCGATCATCCCGTCAAAAATTACACCCCCCAGGACTATATCCAGGTTATTCAGGAGTTTTTGCAACAAACCTGCGACAGGCCTGTGATGGTGATTGCCTCTTCCCTGGTGGCGGCGATCGCCGTGCGGACGGCGGTGCAATATCCACAGTTATTCGCCGGGCTAATTTTGGCTACCCCCACTGGCCTGTCGGATTTTGGTGAAGATTACCGTAGTAACTTTTTTGCCCAACTGGTGAGCGTTCCCGTGCTGGATCGCTTTATCTACACCACCGGCATTGCCAACACAGCGGGCATTATGAACTTTTTGGAACAACGGCAATTTGCCCAAGCCCGGCGCATTTATCCCGAAATTATTGATGCCTATTTGGAGTCTGCCACCCAACCTAGGGCGGAATATGCGGCCCTGTCCTTTGTGCGGGGGGATTTATGCTTTGATCTGGCCCAATTTATGCCCGATTTAACCATTGCCACGGCCATCCTCTGGGGAGAATACGCCCAATTTACTCCGCCGGCGATCGGTCGTCGTTTAGCCGCGTTGAACCCCGATGTTGTGAAGGCTTTTGTAGAAGTTAAAGATGTGGGTCTAACCCCCCATTTGGAATTGCCTGGGGTAACAATTGGGGTGATTCGTCGGTTTTTGGCCCTGCTCCAATAG
- a CDS encoding vitamin K epoxide reductase family protein, with protein MVRRRSVPWIHRYSRFIMGAIAVLGILITSYLAYISFTGGEALCPVDQATGSSSCDLVLQSAYAKVFDIPLSVFGLAAYLAMGIAALVPFLVSEESNKKQRNSLEDLTGKFLLVGGTSMAVFSGYLMYISFFRLQEACWYCLTSAICSLLLFILAIIGREWEEVGQVFFTAIVVAMVTIVGTLGLYATAEGPKAGADGKIPIPAIVGQPKPPSGWPITTQSGPAEIELAEFLTAKGILNYGAFWCPHCYDQKLLFGKEAFEKITYIECDPAGKNPQTQVCVDTGIQSFPTWGIDGKLNPGVKTLQELAELTGYEGNMDFKYGLRN; from the coding sequence ATGGTTCGTCGTCGTTCGGTTCCCTGGATCCACCGCTATTCCCGTTTTATTATGGGGGCGATCGCCGTCTTGGGGATCTTGATCACCTCCTACCTAGCCTATATTTCTTTCACTGGGGGAGAAGCCCTTTGTCCCGTGGACCAGGCCACTGGTAGCTCCAGTTGTGACCTAGTGTTACAGAGTGCTTACGCCAAAGTGTTTGACATTCCCCTCAGTGTTTTTGGGCTGGCAGCTTATCTGGCCATGGGCATTGCAGCCTTAGTACCCTTTTTGGTCAGTGAGGAAAGCAACAAAAAACAGCGTAACTCCCTGGAAGATCTCACCGGGAAATTTCTCCTGGTGGGGGGCACATCCATGGCGGTGTTCAGTGGCTATTTGATGTACATCTCCTTTTTCCGGCTCCAGGAAGCTTGCTGGTACTGTCTGACTTCTGCTATTTGTTCTTTACTGTTGTTCATTTTGGCAATCATCGGTCGGGAGTGGGAAGAAGTGGGTCAAGTATTTTTTACGGCCATTGTGGTGGCCATGGTAACCATTGTCGGCACCCTTGGTCTTTATGCCACTGCCGAAGGCCCCAAAGCTGGAGCTGATGGAAAAATTCCCATCCCAGCCATTGTCGGCCAACCTAAACCCCCCAGTGGTTGGCCCATCACCACCCAATCGGGCCCAGCGGAAATTGAATTGGCAGAATTCCTCACTGCCAAAGGCATCCTCAACTATGGCGCTTTCTGGTGTCCCCACTGCTATGACCAAAAACTGCTCTTTGGTAAAGAAGCGTTTGAAAAAATCACCTATATCGAGTGCGATCCAGCGGGGAAAAATCCCCAAACCCAAGTCTGTGTGGATACAGGCATTCAGTCCTTTCCCACCTGGGGCATTGATGGAAAACTCAATCCAGGGGTTAAAACGTTACAGGAATTGGCAGAGCTAACCGGCTATGAGGGCAATATGGACTTTAAATATGGCCTGAGAAATTAG
- a CDS encoding M48 family metallopeptidase → MTNSIPLVGLKADHFRHPLDQVATTNLKQIPGLDLMVRGLLGSVAEQFFALNNLAASVRVGEKQLPHLHQLLLDACKILDLEAPELYIQQHPQPNAYTFAMRGKKPFMVMHTSLVDMLTPEEIQAVMAHELGHLKCEHGVYLTLANIMVLAAGLIPNWGAVLTQSLQSQMLEWVRCAEFSCDRAALLAVQDPKVVMSVLMKLAGGSPTLAPLLNLDAFIDQAREYDRLGEDEMGAMLRNMQTQNLTHPVPVLRAREIDRWSSSPAYQNLLKGRTNAYNLRTEENKGGWRNW, encoded by the coding sequence ATGACCAACTCCATTCCCCTGGTGGGGCTAAAGGCGGACCATTTTCGTCACCCTCTGGACCAAGTGGCTACCACTAACCTGAAGCAGATTCCGGGTCTAGACCTGATGGTGCGGGGGCTGTTGGGATCTGTGGCGGAGCAATTTTTTGCCCTCAATAATTTAGCCGCCAGCGTCCGGGTGGGGGAAAAGCAATTGCCCCATTTGCACCAACTGCTTTTGGATGCCTGTAAAATTCTCGACCTGGAAGCACCGGAACTGTATATCCAACAACATCCCCAACCCAATGCTTACACGTTTGCGATGCGAGGCAAAAAGCCCTTTATGGTAATGCACACTTCCCTGGTGGATATGTTGACCCCAGAGGAAATTCAAGCAGTGATGGCCCATGAGTTAGGACATCTCAAATGCGAGCATGGGGTTTATCTTACCCTAGCTAACATTATGGTCTTGGCAGCGGGCCTAATCCCTAACTGGGGAGCTGTATTAACCCAATCCCTCCAGTCCCAAATGTTGGAGTGGGTGCGTTGTGCTGAATTTAGCTGTGACCGGGCGGCTCTGTTGGCAGTGCAAGATCCGAAAGTCGTGATGTCGGTGTTGATGAAGTTGGCCGGCGGTTCTCCCACATTGGCCCCTCTGTTAAACCTGGATGCTTTCATCGACCAAGCCCGGGAATACGATCGCCTGGGGGAAGACGAAATGGGGGCAATGCTGAGGAATATGCAGACCCAAAACCTGACCCATCCGGTGCCAGTACTGCGGGCCAGGGAAATTGATCGTTGGAGCAGTTCCCCCGCCTATCAAAACTTGCTTAAAGGCCGCACAAATGCGTATAATTTGAGGACCGAAGAAAACAAGGGCGGCTGGCGGAATTGGTAG